Proteins from a genomic interval of Phlebotomus papatasi isolate M1 chromosome 3, Ppap_2.1, whole genome shotgun sequence:
- the LOC129805161 gene encoding nuclear pore complex protein Nup153 isoform X2, whose product MANRTQETSPSILERVRSRVSGWFSPTGHTERQGNTNGNLRRRRESDSETPEDHNEAPPVKKLKSYIVTQSPVEINFGSSISTPTTSGFGMHRNFLDYSNRPQEPYNFMRSTPIMHHPPQKSQLNEVVAEVDEEDADEEPREEQEEDEAEESIANGNDTASESGASMSSTCNRNLRQSSVINFGSHLQSKKSLFSDKNISMSMSSLNSLSQKRSFNASLYGSTSALSDSRLLNIQSPFYRGRTMFGGASAYSRHAFSNPLRSRQMPSTRPSSSLSNISSSSGNALSTSNRDEVPLSNTAKRILEVMNQLSGPLTDVRKMANSSLSRNLPPLMTQHRQRFTEQDRVIRLQQPKTPYSKSPTTRANTVPPLTELQVPSMSQLLQMKKLQSQTEQLRKCAMDSSSSLNRITEYKLPDAKSESDGSKHVNKMRNKITKTRPEASSSDGMAIPVNLPDVQLPQLKSVPTFDITFAAGEKKNGPTKTPDGKSEESKGSTFKFAAPIVIGESGNCFGSPARGCFKFSEPIDITKSKSTSSPPTFMYTAEMAKKSAQNVKEKPVEAEVQSPGSLGQSLKVGSSVLEALKSSPLKSDKGAKATEKDVPKVVSSFGSQFRAPANTWECESCLVRNKEGELKCIACGSAKKGSAEAVAAVKSAPPMDSGFKALLAAQSAKWECTGCMLKNDNALTKCACCEQPRPDGALKTTADKPKVSVPVTTVLKDEKFSNLMKQQKALWECSACMSKNDPGKNKCPCCDQPKPGTQAENAPQFSFSAVPSAAKFTFGMPPVAAEKSEATSSTVATTASFVFGAQATITTKESEKTAKEPLKSGFVFGNVATTTTSADTVTSEPPKFVFGAPKAATTTAESAKFVFGTIAASTATSTATSTASSATVSSTSGFKFGVPTATSSAESSVTPKAPPTFTFGTGSVSISKAQEPPATTVAPTVTSVTSTTTTQSPGTLKASIVFGTPAATTASSSTNLFGGPTTTTTSSPFGSTGETPSQAVFKSPIVPIAPATKAEEPKKPTIEFGSATKTQTFTFGAVASTTAAIAPAAFAQPVVTTSAPTARPAVFTFGASPAAAPEPAKPQQPTFIFGGASAAKPEEKPQPAATPAASSGFQGFGGFGGQSQSPLQSQSQPAFGSVGFGAAPAAATPSPFGSGMSQLNSVATPAFGSSPGFGSSPSTNLFGSMAPNPANAPSVFSASPSTAQNPATGNLFGSVANKPTGSPFGQTRGFDVSDGIEPSSKKPQPSFDFGTPKADSTNTPFNFGANNNNTPSNQTENKPAFNFTPGAAPNFNFTGSAQQNSSQPFSFNATPSTFNFEAGNTECNAISKSTATKKDACHASGSAIDGGKETGDESVLNRHGNRVKSSVGISGKNFGERGMTSRKPSIYRWHCKYPNRKYFKTSQSLRSEEISKEAEGSAGRRIAGQRIYRMNRNMKNIRGKLFVRKDQK is encoded by the exons ATGGCAAATCGCACCCAAGAAACTTCACCA TCTATCCTCGAGAGGGTGCGATCTCGCGTGTCCGGATGGTTTTCCCCGACTGGCCATACCGAACGACAGGGCAACACCAATGGAAATCTCCGGCGGCGCCGGGAATCTGACTCAGAGACACCAGAAGATCACAATGAAGCGCCTCCGGTGAAGAAACTCAAATCATACATTGTCACTCAGAGTCCTGTGGAGATAAATTTTGGCAGTAGCATTTCAACGCCAACTACCTCAGGATTTGGTATGCATCGCAATTTCCTGGACTACAGCAATCGACCTCAGGAGCCATATAATTTCATGAGATCCACTCCGATCATGCATCATCCGCCCCAAAAGTCTCAGTTGAATGAAGTGGTGGCCGAGGTGGATGAGGAGGATGCCGATGAGGAGCCTAGGGAAGAGCAGGAGGAGGATGAAGCTGAGGAGAGCATAGCCAATGGGAATGATACGGCATCGGAAAGTGGAGCAAGTATGAGTAGTACTTGCAATCGCAATCTACGTCAATCGAGTGTCATTAATTTTGGATCGCATCTTCAGTCCAAGAAGTCTCTGTTCTCTGACAAAAACATATCCATGTCCATGAGTTCCCTCAACAGCTTGTCCCAGAAGAGATCCTTCAATGCTTCCCTGTATGGTAGCACATCAGCTCTCAGTGACAGTCGTCTGCTGAATATCCAATCGCCCTTTTATCGGGGCCGCACAATGTTTGGTGGAGCTTCTGCTTACTCTCGGCATGCCTTCAGCAATCCCCTAAGAAGTCGTCAGATGCCATCAACACGACCCTCATCGAGTTTATCCAATATCTCTTCATCATCCGGAAATGCCCTGTCTACGTCCAACAGGGATGAGGTACCACTATCAAATACAGCCAAGAGAATCCTTGAAGTGATGAATCAACTGTCCGGACCACTGACGGATGTTCGAAAGATGGCCAATAGCAGTCTGAGCAGGAATTTGCCACCATTGATGACACAGCATCGACAGAGATTTACAGAACAGGACAGAGTGATTCGGCTGCAGCAGCCTAAGACACCGTACAGCAAGAGTCCCACCACGAGGGCAAATACCGTACCTCCGCTCACGGAATTGCAGGTGCCATCGATGTCACAATTGCTGCAGATGAAAAAACTTCAGAGTCAAACTGAGCAGCTGAGGAAGTGCGCCATGGATTCTTCAAGTTCTCTCAATCGGATCACAGAGTACAAGCTTCCGGATGCAAAGTCCGAGAGTGATGGCTCGAAGCATGTCAATAAAATGcgaaataaaataacaaaaactcGTCCGGAAGCCTCTAGTAGCGATGGTATGGCGATTCCGGTGAATTTACCGGATGTACAGTTGCCACAACTCAAGTCAGTGCCCACCTTTGACATCACCTTTGCAGCTGGTGAGAAAAAGAATGGCCCTACGAAGACACCTGATGGAAAATCCGAAGAATCCAAAGGATCTACTTTCAAATTTGCCGCTCCAATTGTCATTGGTGAATCTGGAAATTGTTTTGGATCTCCAGCGAGGGGATGCTTCAAATTTAGTGAGCCTATTGATATCACAAAGAGCAAAAGCACCTCGTCACCGCCCACATTCATGTACACAGCGGAAATGGCTAAGAAAAGTGCCCAGAATGTCAAGGAAAAACCAGTTGAAGCTGAAGTTCAGTCTCCTGGATCACTGGGGCAATCTCTCAAAGTGGGAAGCAGTGTGTTAGAGGCTCTGAAGTCTTCACCGTTGAAGAGTGATAAAGGAGCAAAGGCTACAGAAAAGGATGTTCCGAAGGTGGTCAGTTCATTTGGGAGTCAATTCAGAGCTCCGGCAAACACGTGGGAATGTGAATCGTGCTTGGTGAGGAATAAAGAGGGGGAATTGAAGTGTATAGCTTGTGGAAGTGCAAAGAAGGGAAGTGCAGAGGCAGTAGCAGCAGTTAAATCTGCTCCTCCCATGGATTCTGGGTTTAAGGCTCTGCTGGCAGCTCAGAGTGCTAAGTGGGAGTGCACGGGATGTATGCTGAAGAATGACAATGCCCTGACGAAGTGTGCTTGCTGTGAACAACCACGCCCAGATGGTGCCTTAAAAACCACTGCCGATAAGCCAAAAGTTTCAGTTCCGGTGACGACTGTGCTCAAAGATGAGAAATTCAGTAATTTAATGAAACAGCAGAAGGCTCTGTGGGAGTGTTCGGCGTGTATGTCGAAAAATGATCCGGGAAAGAATAAATGTCCGTGCTGTGATCAGCCAAAACCCGGTACTCAAGCTGAAAATGCACCCCAATTCTCATTCAGTGCAGTACCATCAGCTGCAAAATTCACCTTCGGAATGCCGCCTGTTGCTGCTGAAAAGAGCGAAGCCACATCATCGACGGTTGCCACAACGGCCAGCTTTGTGTTTGGTGCTCAGGCAACGATCACAACCAAGGAGAGTGAGAAGACTGCAAAGGAGCCATTGAAAAGTggctttgtctttggaaatgttGCAACAACAACAACATCAGCAGATACTGTGACATCTGAGCCACCAAAATTTGTCTTTGGGGCTCCTAAGGCAGCAACAACCACCGCAGAATCGGCCAAGTTTGTTTTTGGCACCATTGCCGCCTCAACGGCCACCTCAACGGCCACCTCAACGGCCTCTTCGGCAACAGTTAGCTCCACGAGTGGTTTTAAATTTGGCGTTCCAACAGCCACATCTTCAGCTGAATCTAGTGTGACGCCCAAAGCACCACCGACTTTCACTTTTGGTACTGGGAGTGTGAGTATTTCGAAGGCTCAAGAGCCACCAGCAACGACAGTTGCTCCCACAGTGACCTCAGTGACCAGTACGACGACTACACAGTCTCCAGGCACACTTAAAGCATCGATTGTTTTTGGGACTCCAGCTGCAACAACAGCTTCCTCCTCGACTAATCTCTTTGGTGGTCCAACCACCACGACAACTTCATCTCCGTTTGGAAGTACAGGAGAAACTCCGTCTCAAGCTGTGTTCAAAAGTCCCATAGTTCCAATTGCGCCAGCAACTAAAGCTGAGGAGCCAAAGAAGCCCACCATTGAGTTTGGAAGTGCAACGAAGACGCAGACATTTACCTTTGGGGCTGTCGCCTCAACCACTGCCGCCATTGCTCCTGCAGCATTTGCCCAACCAGTTGTCACTACGTCGGCTCCAACTGCCCGACCAGCAGTTTTTACATTTGGGGCATCTCCTGCCGCTGCCCCGGAACCTGCAAAACCTCAACAGCCGACATTTATCTTTGGTGGTGCCTCAGCTGCCAAGCCAGAGGAAAAGCCTCAACCAGCAGCCACTCCAGCTGCATCTTCGGGATTCCAGGGATTTGGGGGATTTGGTGGACAGTCACAATCACCCCTGCAAAGTCAAAGTCAACCAGCTTTTGGATCTGTTGGATTTGGTGCTGCACCTGCAGCTGCTACTCCTTCACCTTTTGGCAGTGGAATGTCTCAGCTCAATTCAGTGGCAACTCCAGCATTTGGAAGTAGTCCGGGCTTTGGTTCTAGCCCATCGACAAATCTCTTTGGCAGTATGGCGCCAAATCCAGCGAATGCCCCGTCGGTTTTCAGTGCTTCCCCATCGACTGCTCAAAATCCAGCCACTGGCAATCTCTTTGGATCAGTGGCCAATAAACCGACGGGATCACCGTTTGGGCAGACCCGTGGCTTTGATGTCAGTGATGGCATTGAGCCGTCAAGCAAGAAGCCACAACCGTCATTCGATTTTGGAACACCAAAGGCGGATTCAACAAAT ACTCCCTTCAATTTTGGCGCCAATAACAATAATACTCCATCGAATCAGACGGAGAATAAGCCAGCGTTTAATTTTACACCAGGAGCAGCCCCTAATTTCAACTTTACTGGGTCGGCTCAACAG AACTCATCACAGCCATTCTCATTCAACGCTACGCCGTCGACATTTAATTTCGAAGCAGGAAACACTGAG TGTAACGCCATCAGCAAGTCAACAGCCACGAAGAAAGATGCGTGCCATGCGTCGGGTTCAGCGATAGACGGTGGCAAGGAGACTGGGGATGAGAGTGTGCTCAATCGACATGGCAATAGAGTGAAATCAAGTGTGGGGATAAGTGGGAAGAATTTTGGGGAAAGAGGAATGACCTCGAGGAAGCCTTCGATTTATCGCTGGCATTGCAAGTATCCcaatagaaaatatttcaagacatccCAATCATTGAGAAGTGAAGAGATCAGCAAGGAAGCTGAGGGAAGTGCAGGGAGAAGGATTGCAGGCCAGAGGATCTATCGAA TGAATAGGAACATGAAGAATATTCGGGggaaattatttgtgcgaaaggatcaaaagtaa
- the LOC129805161 gene encoding nuclear pore complex protein Nup153 isoform X1 encodes MANRTQETSPSILERVRSRVSGWFSPTGHTERQGNTNGNLRRRRESDSETPEDHNEAPPVKKLKSYIVTQSPVEINFGSSISTPTTSGFGMHRNFLDYSNRPQEPYNFMRSTPIMHHPPQKSQLNEVVAEVDEEDADEEPREEQEEDEAEESIANGNDTASESGASMSSTCNRNLRQSSVINFGSHLQSKKSLFSDKNISMSMSSLNSLSQKRSFNASLYGSTSALSDSRLLNIQSPFYRGRTMFGGASAYSRHAFSNPLRSRQMPSTRPSSSLSNISSSSGNALSTSNRDEVPLSNTAKRILEVMNQLSGPLTDVRKMANSSLSRNLPPLMTQHRQRFTEQDRVIRLQQPKTPYSKSPTTRANTVPPLTELQVPSMSQLLQMKKLQSQTEQLRKCAMDSSSSLNRITEYKLPDAKSESDGSKHVNKMRNKITKTRPEASSSDGMAIPVNLPDVQLPQLKSVPTFDITFAAGEKKNGPTKTPDGKSEESKGSTFKFAAPIVIGESGNCFGSPARGCFKFSEPIDITKSKSTSSPPTFMYTAEMAKKSAQNVKEKPVEAEVQSPGSLGQSLKVGSSVLEALKSSPLKSDKGAKATEKDVPKVVSSFGSQFRAPANTWECESCLVRNKEGELKCIACGSAKKGSAEAVAAVKSAPPMDSGFKALLAAQSAKWECTGCMLKNDNALTKCACCEQPRPDGALKTTADKPKVSVPVTTVLKDEKFSNLMKQQKALWECSACMSKNDPGKNKCPCCDQPKPGTQAENAPQFSFSAVPSAAKFTFGMPPVAAEKSEATSSTVATTASFVFGAQATITTKESEKTAKEPLKSGFVFGNVATTTTSADTVTSEPPKFVFGAPKAATTTAESAKFVFGTIAASTATSTATSTASSATVSSTSGFKFGVPTATSSAESSVTPKAPPTFTFGTGSVSISKAQEPPATTVAPTVTSVTSTTTTQSPGTLKASIVFGTPAATTASSSTNLFGGPTTTTTSSPFGSTGETPSQAVFKSPIVPIAPATKAEEPKKPTIEFGSATKTQTFTFGAVASTTAAIAPAAFAQPVVTTSAPTARPAVFTFGASPAAAPEPAKPQQPTFIFGGASAAKPEEKPQPAATPAASSGFQGFGGFGGQSQSPLQSQSQPAFGSVGFGAAPAAATPSPFGSGMSQLNSVATPAFGSSPGFGSSPSTNLFGSMAPNPANAPSVFSASPSTAQNPATGNLFGSVANKPTGSPFGQTRGFDVSDGIEPSSKKPQPSFDFGTPKADSTNTPFNFGANNNNTPSNQTENKPAFNFTPGAAPNFNFTGSAQQNSSQPFSFNATPSTFNFEAGNTECNAISKSTATKKDACHASGSAIDGGKETGDESVLNRHGNRVKSSVGISGKNFGERGMTSRKPSIYRWHCKYPNRKYFKTSQSLRSEEISKEAEGSAGRRIAGQRIYRSKYVKINSPMSAGSKLIVPRKTEINMKLTKKYSRYKYIAPNFTVNRNMKNIRGKLFVRKDQK; translated from the exons ATGGCAAATCGCACCCAAGAAACTTCACCA TCTATCCTCGAGAGGGTGCGATCTCGCGTGTCCGGATGGTTTTCCCCGACTGGCCATACCGAACGACAGGGCAACACCAATGGAAATCTCCGGCGGCGCCGGGAATCTGACTCAGAGACACCAGAAGATCACAATGAAGCGCCTCCGGTGAAGAAACTCAAATCATACATTGTCACTCAGAGTCCTGTGGAGATAAATTTTGGCAGTAGCATTTCAACGCCAACTACCTCAGGATTTGGTATGCATCGCAATTTCCTGGACTACAGCAATCGACCTCAGGAGCCATATAATTTCATGAGATCCACTCCGATCATGCATCATCCGCCCCAAAAGTCTCAGTTGAATGAAGTGGTGGCCGAGGTGGATGAGGAGGATGCCGATGAGGAGCCTAGGGAAGAGCAGGAGGAGGATGAAGCTGAGGAGAGCATAGCCAATGGGAATGATACGGCATCGGAAAGTGGAGCAAGTATGAGTAGTACTTGCAATCGCAATCTACGTCAATCGAGTGTCATTAATTTTGGATCGCATCTTCAGTCCAAGAAGTCTCTGTTCTCTGACAAAAACATATCCATGTCCATGAGTTCCCTCAACAGCTTGTCCCAGAAGAGATCCTTCAATGCTTCCCTGTATGGTAGCACATCAGCTCTCAGTGACAGTCGTCTGCTGAATATCCAATCGCCCTTTTATCGGGGCCGCACAATGTTTGGTGGAGCTTCTGCTTACTCTCGGCATGCCTTCAGCAATCCCCTAAGAAGTCGTCAGATGCCATCAACACGACCCTCATCGAGTTTATCCAATATCTCTTCATCATCCGGAAATGCCCTGTCTACGTCCAACAGGGATGAGGTACCACTATCAAATACAGCCAAGAGAATCCTTGAAGTGATGAATCAACTGTCCGGACCACTGACGGATGTTCGAAAGATGGCCAATAGCAGTCTGAGCAGGAATTTGCCACCATTGATGACACAGCATCGACAGAGATTTACAGAACAGGACAGAGTGATTCGGCTGCAGCAGCCTAAGACACCGTACAGCAAGAGTCCCACCACGAGGGCAAATACCGTACCTCCGCTCACGGAATTGCAGGTGCCATCGATGTCACAATTGCTGCAGATGAAAAAACTTCAGAGTCAAACTGAGCAGCTGAGGAAGTGCGCCATGGATTCTTCAAGTTCTCTCAATCGGATCACAGAGTACAAGCTTCCGGATGCAAAGTCCGAGAGTGATGGCTCGAAGCATGTCAATAAAATGcgaaataaaataacaaaaactcGTCCGGAAGCCTCTAGTAGCGATGGTATGGCGATTCCGGTGAATTTACCGGATGTACAGTTGCCACAACTCAAGTCAGTGCCCACCTTTGACATCACCTTTGCAGCTGGTGAGAAAAAGAATGGCCCTACGAAGACACCTGATGGAAAATCCGAAGAATCCAAAGGATCTACTTTCAAATTTGCCGCTCCAATTGTCATTGGTGAATCTGGAAATTGTTTTGGATCTCCAGCGAGGGGATGCTTCAAATTTAGTGAGCCTATTGATATCACAAAGAGCAAAAGCACCTCGTCACCGCCCACATTCATGTACACAGCGGAAATGGCTAAGAAAAGTGCCCAGAATGTCAAGGAAAAACCAGTTGAAGCTGAAGTTCAGTCTCCTGGATCACTGGGGCAATCTCTCAAAGTGGGAAGCAGTGTGTTAGAGGCTCTGAAGTCTTCACCGTTGAAGAGTGATAAAGGAGCAAAGGCTACAGAAAAGGATGTTCCGAAGGTGGTCAGTTCATTTGGGAGTCAATTCAGAGCTCCGGCAAACACGTGGGAATGTGAATCGTGCTTGGTGAGGAATAAAGAGGGGGAATTGAAGTGTATAGCTTGTGGAAGTGCAAAGAAGGGAAGTGCAGAGGCAGTAGCAGCAGTTAAATCTGCTCCTCCCATGGATTCTGGGTTTAAGGCTCTGCTGGCAGCTCAGAGTGCTAAGTGGGAGTGCACGGGATGTATGCTGAAGAATGACAATGCCCTGACGAAGTGTGCTTGCTGTGAACAACCACGCCCAGATGGTGCCTTAAAAACCACTGCCGATAAGCCAAAAGTTTCAGTTCCGGTGACGACTGTGCTCAAAGATGAGAAATTCAGTAATTTAATGAAACAGCAGAAGGCTCTGTGGGAGTGTTCGGCGTGTATGTCGAAAAATGATCCGGGAAAGAATAAATGTCCGTGCTGTGATCAGCCAAAACCCGGTACTCAAGCTGAAAATGCACCCCAATTCTCATTCAGTGCAGTACCATCAGCTGCAAAATTCACCTTCGGAATGCCGCCTGTTGCTGCTGAAAAGAGCGAAGCCACATCATCGACGGTTGCCACAACGGCCAGCTTTGTGTTTGGTGCTCAGGCAACGATCACAACCAAGGAGAGTGAGAAGACTGCAAAGGAGCCATTGAAAAGTggctttgtctttggaaatgttGCAACAACAACAACATCAGCAGATACTGTGACATCTGAGCCACCAAAATTTGTCTTTGGGGCTCCTAAGGCAGCAACAACCACCGCAGAATCGGCCAAGTTTGTTTTTGGCACCATTGCCGCCTCAACGGCCACCTCAACGGCCACCTCAACGGCCTCTTCGGCAACAGTTAGCTCCACGAGTGGTTTTAAATTTGGCGTTCCAACAGCCACATCTTCAGCTGAATCTAGTGTGACGCCCAAAGCACCACCGACTTTCACTTTTGGTACTGGGAGTGTGAGTATTTCGAAGGCTCAAGAGCCACCAGCAACGACAGTTGCTCCCACAGTGACCTCAGTGACCAGTACGACGACTACACAGTCTCCAGGCACACTTAAAGCATCGATTGTTTTTGGGACTCCAGCTGCAACAACAGCTTCCTCCTCGACTAATCTCTTTGGTGGTCCAACCACCACGACAACTTCATCTCCGTTTGGAAGTACAGGAGAAACTCCGTCTCAAGCTGTGTTCAAAAGTCCCATAGTTCCAATTGCGCCAGCAACTAAAGCTGAGGAGCCAAAGAAGCCCACCATTGAGTTTGGAAGTGCAACGAAGACGCAGACATTTACCTTTGGGGCTGTCGCCTCAACCACTGCCGCCATTGCTCCTGCAGCATTTGCCCAACCAGTTGTCACTACGTCGGCTCCAACTGCCCGACCAGCAGTTTTTACATTTGGGGCATCTCCTGCCGCTGCCCCGGAACCTGCAAAACCTCAACAGCCGACATTTATCTTTGGTGGTGCCTCAGCTGCCAAGCCAGAGGAAAAGCCTCAACCAGCAGCCACTCCAGCTGCATCTTCGGGATTCCAGGGATTTGGGGGATTTGGTGGACAGTCACAATCACCCCTGCAAAGTCAAAGTCAACCAGCTTTTGGATCTGTTGGATTTGGTGCTGCACCTGCAGCTGCTACTCCTTCACCTTTTGGCAGTGGAATGTCTCAGCTCAATTCAGTGGCAACTCCAGCATTTGGAAGTAGTCCGGGCTTTGGTTCTAGCCCATCGACAAATCTCTTTGGCAGTATGGCGCCAAATCCAGCGAATGCCCCGTCGGTTTTCAGTGCTTCCCCATCGACTGCTCAAAATCCAGCCACTGGCAATCTCTTTGGATCAGTGGCCAATAAACCGACGGGATCACCGTTTGGGCAGACCCGTGGCTTTGATGTCAGTGATGGCATTGAGCCGTCAAGCAAGAAGCCACAACCGTCATTCGATTTTGGAACACCAAAGGCGGATTCAACAAAT ACTCCCTTCAATTTTGGCGCCAATAACAATAATACTCCATCGAATCAGACGGAGAATAAGCCAGCGTTTAATTTTACACCAGGAGCAGCCCCTAATTTCAACTTTACTGGGTCGGCTCAACAG AACTCATCACAGCCATTCTCATTCAACGCTACGCCGTCGACATTTAATTTCGAAGCAGGAAACACTGAG TGTAACGCCATCAGCAAGTCAACAGCCACGAAGAAAGATGCGTGCCATGCGTCGGGTTCAGCGATAGACGGTGGCAAGGAGACTGGGGATGAGAGTGTGCTCAATCGACATGGCAATAGAGTGAAATCAAGTGTGGGGATAAGTGGGAAGAATTTTGGGGAAAGAGGAATGACCTCGAGGAAGCCTTCGATTTATCGCTGGCATTGCAAGTATCCcaatagaaaatatttcaagacatccCAATCATTGAGAAGTGAAGAGATCAGCAAGGAAGCTGAGGGAAGTGCAGGGAGAAGGATTGCAGGCCAGAGGATCTATCGAAGTAAGTATGTCAAGATAAATAGCCCAATGTCAGCTGGAAGTAAGTTAATTGTGCCAAGAAAGACAGAAATCAATATGAAACTCACAAAGAAATACAGTAGATACAAATATATTGCTCCAAATTTCACAGTGAATAGGAACATGAAGAATATTCGGGggaaattatttgtgcgaaaggatcaaaagtaa